TGGTATTCGTAGCCGCCCTCAGCTTTTAAAAACGGAAGAAGAAGAACGGAAGTACCTACGCCGAAGCCCCAACGGTCTATCTCATCCAATGCGTCACGGGTACGCATCTCGACATCTCCGTAAAGTTCCACTCTGGAGGATATATCGTGCCGGGCTTTCATCTTGTTCCAAGTCACGAAATCACTGTCCTGTGCCTGCAAAGAAGGCAGACTGAAGACAAGCAGTCCTACACACAAAACGACAAATCCCCGCAATACAGAATATTTCTTTAGCATATCATTCTCAAAGGTTTACTTCAACTTATTTTCTTAGAAAATACAAAGCTAAAGAAAGATTCTGTAATAAATCTGTAATACGAATGTAATATTATCAAATTTTCGACTTACAAAGTTCCAGATAACAAACAGACAATAACAATTATTCCCGTGAAATTCGTTTCAGGTGTTCTTCTATCTTTTGAAAAAATGACGCCAGATGCGAACCATCTACAAAGGCATGATTTACATAAATGGATAAAGGAAATACCAGACGTCCCTCACGGGTTACCGCTTTACCGGAAGTCATCAAAGGGTAACTGCAACCATTACCGACTTCGGCCAGCGTATAAGTAGTAGCAGTAAAATACATTTTGGGGACAGCGCTTAAATGCACTACATCATAATCTCCCTGTTTTGCCAACTCCTCTTCGGCACCATAAGGATTGCCATCTTCGGGGATATTGGTTATCAACTCATACGCTTCAGCATAAAAGCGTTTGAAATCTTCGTGGTAAGGGATCCGAACCGTATAAAAAGTCTTTCCAGGAATAGCTATCGGAGAAATGATATCCACTTCATCATGAAAAATAACTTGTCCGTTCTTGTCGGTACGATAACGAAGTTCCGGAACTTCATTCGCCGAACGCACTACGGCATACAGATAATAGAGAAAAAAGGAATGGCCCGAAGCTCTCGCTGCGGCACTGGCTTCGGTACAATCAATCTCTGTGGTAATGGAATACCAGGAATTTACAAAGCCCCGGAAGAAATTGTAATTGTCCCGGCGCTCCCAGGTCTCGATGTCTACAATATGTCTCATAAAGTTATTGATTAATGAAAAATGCCCGGTCGCATATATCAGCCGGGCATTCGTTCGTTTATTTTCCTTTCTTATAGTTTTCCAATCCTGTTTGCAAGAACTCGATATACTTAGGAATGTCCTCGTCATACGAATAAGATTTATTCAAAGGGCGACCTTCATTATCTATCAGCACATAGAAGGGCTGTGCATTGGCACCGAATTTAACGCGTTGGAGATAACTCCACTTATCACCTACTGTACGCAATGTACGTTCTCGTCCGTTTTCTGTCACTTTAACAGGTGAGGTCAGCAGGGTTTTATTATCTACATAAAGTGTAATAAGCACGTAGTCGTTGTTGATAATATCACTTACCTTAGAGTCTGTCCATACGGCAAGCTCCATCTTACGGCAGTTTACACAGCCATAACCGGTGAAGTCGAGCATTACAGGTTTGCCATGCTGACGGGCATATTCCATACCCAGATCATAATCATCGAACTTGGCATGCACTTCATTATTATAGAGGTTGAAGTCCTGAGTCTGCATAGGCGGTGCAAAAGCACTGACTGCCTTCAACGGAGCACCCCACAAACCGGGAACCATATATACGGCAAATGCCAGCGAGAAAAGTGCCATAAAGAAGCGGCCCACTCCCACTTTCATATCGTCATCATCGTGTGGGAACTTGATCTTGCCCAACAGGTAGAAGCCCAGTAAAGCAAACAGAACAATCCACAATGCCAGGAACGTTTCGCGGTCGAGGATGCGCCAGCCGTATGCCAAGTCGGCTACAGAGAGGAACTTCAGAGCGAAAGCCAGTTCCAGGAAACCGAGAGTAACCTTAATGACATTCATCCAACCGCCTGATTTCGGCATAGACTTCAGCCAGGACGGGAACAAGGCGAACAGTGTGAACGGCAATGCCAAAGCAATAGCAAACCCGAGCATACCGATAGCCGGAGCTACCACGCTACCCGTTGTAGATACCTGTACCAGCAAGAAACCGATAATAGGACCTGTACAAGAGAAAGACACCAGTGAAAGCGTAAATGCCATCAGGAAGATACTGAGCAAACCGCTTGTTGCTTCTGCCTTACTATCTACTGCGTTGCTCCATTTAGAGGGCAGCGTCAGTTCGAAAGCTCCGAAGAAAGAAGCTGCAAACACAACCAGCATCAGACAGAAAAGGATATTGAACACGGCATTCGTGGAAAGTGCATTCAATGCACTGGCACCGAAGATCAACGTAATGGCCAAACCTAAAGTTACGTAAATCACCACGATGGAAGCGCCATACGTCCAGGCATCACGAATACCCTTCTTTTTATCTTTGGAACGTTTCAGGAAGAAAC
The nucleotide sequence above comes from Bacteroides intestinalis DSM 17393. Encoded proteins:
- a CDS encoding chloramphenicol acetyltransferase, which produces MRHIVDIETWERRDNYNFFRGFVNSWYSITTEIDCTEASAAARASGHSFFLYYLYAVVRSANEVPELRYRTDKNGQVIFHDEVDIISPIAIPGKTFYTVRIPYHEDFKRFYAEAYELITNIPEDGNPYGAEEELAKQGDYDVVHLSAVPKMYFTATTYTLAEVGNGCSYPLMTSGKAVTREGRLVFPLSIYVNHAFVDGSHLASFFQKIEEHLKRISRE
- a CDS encoding protein-disulfide reductase DsbD family protein, which codes for MKKILSICLLLIAVVAQAQIQEPVKFKSELKTLAAGEAEIVFTATIDKGWHVYSTDLGDGGPISATFNVEKISGATVVGKLQPKGKEIASYDKLFEMNVRYFESTAQFVQKLKLTGGDYKIEGFLEYGACNDENCLPPTQVEFDFSGKAEAAKGTAVATPAEKVTAPAEETKPETQPASQTETPADTASTGIIGGADGPTDINVAGNIDLWKPVINDLQSYGETTSQDDMSWFYIFITGFLGGLLALFTPCVWPIIPMTVSFFLKRSKDKKKGIRDAWTYGASIVVIYVTLGLAITLIFGASALNALSTNAVFNILFCLMLVVFAASFFGAFELTLPSKWSNAVDSKAEATSGLLSIFLMAFTLSLVSFSCTGPIIGFLLVQVSTTGSVVAPAIGMLGFAIALALPFTLFALFPSWLKSMPKSGGWMNVIKVTLGFLELAFALKFLSVADLAYGWRILDRETFLALWIVLFALLGFYLLGKIKFPHDDDDMKVGVGRFFMALFSLAFAVYMVPGLWGAPLKAVSAFAPPMQTQDFNLYNNEVHAKFDDYDLGMEYARQHGKPVMLDFTGYGCVNCRKMELAVWTDSKVSDIINNDYVLITLYVDNKTLLTSPVKVTENGRERTLRTVGDKWSYLQRVKFGANAQPFYVLIDNEGRPLNKSYSYDEDIPKYIEFLQTGLENYKKGK